TGGTCAGAAAGCTGATCTTGCCCAGCGACGAAGCGTTATGCAGGCGGGCTACGGCGCTCAGAATCGATGCGAAGACCAGCGGGATCACGATCATTTGCAGCAATTGCACGTAGCCACTGCCGACCAGATCGAACCAGCCGATGGAGGTTTTCAGCGTAGGGCTGTCTGCACCGTAGGTCATGTGCAGGCACAGGCCGAAGACCACGCCGAGAACCAGCGCCAGCAAGACTTTTTTCGCCAGGCTCCACGCGGTGTGGCGGGTCAGCGACAAGCCGAACAGCAACGCGAGGAACACCAGCAGATTGAGGATCAGCGGGAAATTCATGAAAGCTCCGAGGGGCGACTTGTACCAGTCTTGAGATGTAACAATTTCGAACCGGAAATGCTAACAGGTTGATATAGCTGGAAATATACCGTTCTGGAATGACTACCTTTGTTTTGGGCATAAGCATGTGCCGCTATCAGGACGGTAGCAGTCGTGCCGAAGTAAAAATTGTCACCTGATTTTGCTAGCGTCGATGCCTTTAACGAGGAGCATAGCTGATGAATCTGACCACGAAGTTGATCGCTGCGACCCTGTGTATAGGCTTGACGGGCCAAGCGTTGGCCACCGATTTGAAGCATTGGCCCGCTGACCAGGCCAAGCAACTGGAGGCCATGATTGCCGCCAACGCGAACAAAGGTAACTTCGCGGTCTTTGACATGGACAACACCAGCTATCGCAACGATCTGGAAGAGGCCCTGCTGCCTTATATGGAAAGCAAGGGCCTGATCACCCGCGACAGCCTCGACCCGTCGCTCAAGCTGATCCCGTTCAAGGACACCGCTGACCACAAGGAAAGCCTGTTCAGCTACTACTACCGTCTGTGTGAAATCGACGACATGGTCTGCTACCCGTGGGTGGCCCAGGTGTTTTCCGGCTTTACCCTGCAAGAGCTCAAAGGTCATGTGGACGAGTTGATGGCGTCGGGCAAGCGGGTGCCGGTAACTTACTTTGAGGGCGATGTGGTCAAGAGCTCCGAGGTGCAGCCGCCCAAGGTGTTTACCGGTCAGGTTGAGCTGTTCAACAAGCTGATGGAGAACGGCATCGAGGTCTACGTGATGACCGCTGCCTCGGAAGAGCTGGTGCGTATGGTCGCGGCGGACCCCAAGTACGGCTACAACGTCAAACCGCAGAACGTGATCGGCGTGACCAC
This genomic stretch from Pseudomonas deceptionensis harbors:
- a CDS encoding phosphorylcholine phosphatase, giving the protein MNLTTKLIAATLCIGLTGQALATDLKHWPADQAKQLEAMIAANANKGNFAVFDMDNTSYRNDLEEALLPYMESKGLITRDSLDPSLKLIPFKDTADHKESLFSYYYRLCEIDDMVCYPWVAQVFSGFTLQELKGHVDELMASGKRVPVTYFEGDVVKSSEVQPPKVFTGQVELFNKLMENGIEVYVMTAASEELVRMVAADPKYGYNVKPQNVIGVTTLLKDRKTGELTTARKQISAGTYNEKANLGLELTPYLWTPATWMAGKQAAILTYIDQWKKPVLVGGDTPSSDGYMLFHGVDVAKGGIHLWVNRKDKYMAQLEGMMAKNAAAQAKEGLPVTADKNWVIVKPDQIQ